The Rufibacter sp. DG15C region GCCTACTTTAAAATAGCTGAGGGCTGTAACCGTCCCTGCTCGTTCTGCGCCATCCCCTTGATGCGCGGCAAGCACATGGACCGCCCCATGGAGGAGCTAGTGAAGGAAGCCACGCGCTTGGCCAACATGGGTACCAAAGAACTTATTCTTATTGCCCAAGACCTGACCTATTACGGTTTACAGCACTACGGTGAGCGCAAGCTAGCCGAACTGCTACAGCGTTTGTCAGATGTGAACGGCATTGAGTGGATTAGAATGCAGTACGCCTACCCGTCCCAGTTCCCGATGGATGCTTTGGATGTGATGGCCGAGCGCTCTAACATCTGCAAGTACTTGGACATGCCTTTGCAGCACATCTCAGACAATATGCTCAAGACCATGCGCCGCGGTATCTCTAAGCGCCGTACGCTGGAGCTGGTAGACACCATCCGTCAGCGCGTGCCAGACATTGCGCTTAGAACTACCTTGATTGCCGGTCACCCCGGTGAGACGCAGAAGGATTTTGAGGAGATGTACCAGTGGGTGGAGGAGTCACGCTTTGACCGTCTGGGTATCTTCACGTACTCGCATGAGGAGAACACGCACGCCTTCAGCCTGGAGGACAACGTGCCAGATGAGGTGAAGCAGGAGCGCGCCGATACCATAATGGAACTACAGCAGGGCATCTCCATGGAGTTGAACGAGGCTAAAGTAGGCAACACCTATAAGGTTCTGTTTGACCGCAAGGAGAGCGGCTACTACGTGGGCCGTACCCAGTATGACTCTCCAGAGGTAGACAATGAAGTATTGGTGCCCGCAGACAGCGCCTATGTGCGTCTGGGAGACTTCGCCAACGTGAAAATCACGGATTCTTCTGACTTTGACCTGTACGGCGAAGTGGTTAGCGGCGTGCATGAGTCCAAGCACATTGCCACGGCAGACGCTGTTTCAGAATAATCCGTTTTTGGCTTAGTTTCCAGAAATCAGGCCGAAAACGAAAGTATAGAACCTCACAGAGCCCCGTGCTTTGTGAGGTTTTTTTGTTGGTTTCCTGCAAGGAACCAGTTCTAAGGAGGCAGACCGACAAGACCGAACGCAAATCTCAAAATAGCGTTTACCTTTGCAGCGCAGGTTGTTAAAAAACGACGACCGCTCCCCGTATGAAAGTTTCTTGTATTGACTATAGCGCCACCGGTGCCTTCTCTAAATTGGTTGTGGATTATCTCAACAGAGATGCCAAGCTCCAGCCCTTCTACCAGCATTTTCCTGAGGTGTCTGCCTTCTCCAAGATTATGGAAGAGCGCCAGTACCCAGCCGCCCAGCGCCAGGTTCTGGTAGAGGAACTACAGCGCCAGTACCAAGGCGTAGAGGTGCCAGAGGCGGTGCAGGCCAACATCTCGGCGCTAAGCCAGGAGCAGACTTATACCATCACCACCGGCCATCAGCTCAACATCTTCACCGGTCCGCTGTACTTCATCTACAAGATTGTGACGGCCATCACTGCCGCCCGCGCGCTGCAGCAAGCCTACCCAGACCAGACGTTTGTGCCTGTGTATTGGATGGCCACCGAGGACCATGACTTTGCGGAGGTGAACCATTTCACGCTCTTCGGGAAGACGTATACCTGGGAGAGCGAGGAGAAAGGCGCCGTGGGGCGGTTTGCCACCGATGGCCTGAATGAAATCCTGGACGCCCTGCCAGAGCAGTACGAACTGTTTGAGGAAGCCTATACCAACAGCTCCACCCTAGCCGAGGCTACGCGCAAGATTGTCACCGGTCTGTTTGGGGCGTACGGCGTGGTCTGCATAGACGGCGACAGCCCTGCCTTTAAGAGACTGTTTATCCCCGCAGCGCAGAAAGAACTGACGGAGCAGGCCTCCTATAAAGCCATCACCCGCACCAATGAGGCTCTGCAAGCCCAAGGCTACAAGCCGCAGGTCATGACCCGTGAGATTAACCTGTTCTACCTGGATAACCAACTGCGCGAACGCATTGTGCAGGAAGACGGTCATTATAAAGTCTTGAACACTCCTTTGGTTTTCACCGAGGCAGAAATCTTGCAACACCTGCAAGAGCATCCAGAGCGCTTCAGCCCGAACGTGGTGTTGCGGCCTTTGTATCAGGAAATGGTGCTGCCCAACCTAGCCTACATTGGCGGCGGCGCCGAAGTGGCGTACTGGTTTCAGTTGAAAGGGATTTTTGAGGCGTTCCAAGTGCCGTTCCCGGCGGTGATGTTACGCAACTCGGCCATGTACCTGACCAAGCCCAACGCCCAGCGTTTGGAGAAGCTAGGGCTTACGCCTTTGGAGATGTTCAGGGAAATGCCTGAGTTGAAGAAGCGACTGGCCGAACTGTTGAATCAGGAAGAACTGAGCCTGGAAGCCCAACGCCACGCGTTGGAAACCGCGTACAAGCAGGTAGAAGAGCTGGCCCAAAGCATTGACCCCACGCTGGTGAAAGCCGTCGGCGCAGAGGCGCAGAAGGCCAGCCAAAGCCTACAGATGCTGGAGAAGAAGCTGAACAAAGCCATCGAGAACAAGAATGACACGGCCTACAACCAACTGGCCAACCTCAAAGACAAACTCTTCCCGACGGGGGTGCTACAGGAGCGCGTGGACAATCTGCTGTCATACCAGACCAACAACCCAGACTTCATCCAGCATTTGGTAGAGGCGTTCCAGCCGTTCGCGCACCAGTTCACTGTGTTGCAGGAAGACTAATCCATGCGCAAGTCTGACCTCAGGAAAGCCTACCTCGCCAAGCGCCGCAGCCTCTCTGAGGCCGAAGTGGAGGAGCTCAGTCAGCAACTGTCCGACCGGTTTTTCGAGGCCTTTGCCCCACGCGCCGGGCAGACGGTGCACGTGTTTCTGCCTATCCAACAGCATCGCGAAATCAATACCTGGCACATCATTCATAGGCTGTGGACTGAGTTTCCGGAGGTTCGGGTGGCCACGTCTGTCTCGCATCTGGAGGACTGCAGCATGACGCACTACCTGCTTACGCCCACCACCCAGCTGCTTGTCAATAAATGGGGAATCCCCGAGCCCGTGCAGGCGCAACAGATTTCAGAAGAGGAGATTGACTTGGTGCTGGTGCCGCTGTTGGCCTTTGACTTGCAGGGTCATCGCGTGGGATACGGCAAAGGCTTCTATGACCGTTTTCTGGCTCTTTTACCCAAATCAAGCCAAAAACAAGGTTTGTCTCTAGAGCCACCCATCCCCCAGATTGAAGACGTCCATCCCTTGGACTTGACTTTGGATGCGGTGATTACTCCGACTCAGATATACCGTTTTTCCTGAAAGTAGACACTAGAAAAATCATCTACATCGCAATATTGCCACCAACACCAATTCTCCCCTTGAGGATTGCCCAAACGAGAGTTTGAGGTAGCGAGCGGAGCTTAGCAGAGGGGTGTTTACATCACCTGATTAAACTAGCAGAAGAAAGAGATGCGTGAGAGACAAGGCAGTGCCGTTGTCTCTACAAAGAAAATCAGTGTTTAGGCAGTATTAGCGTTAAATGACACGCATGTCTAGTTCGCCCACAAGGTCCTTTCAGGATGACAAAGAGGAGAAGGAAAAATGGGAAGTGGAATGGGCGGGTAAGCATTTAACCAGCAAACCCCGTTTTTGACCTGTTTTCTGGGAAAAAGGTCAAAAATGGGGTTACTAAGATTGACTCGTGACTCAGAACTCGCGACTCGGGACTAAAGAAATTATCCTTCAAAGAAAGTGATGAGGTTGCCTACGTAGCTTTCTTCCCAGCCTTCTACCAGGTCTTCATAATCCTCATCAGGGATGTTGGTCTGCTTCACCTCCAGAGAGGTTCCTAGTTTGTGGGCGTGGGTTTTGATGGTGACAATGGAGGGTTCTTCCTGCTCCCCGAAATACCATTGCTGCACAATCTTCCGGTTTTGCTCGAATTCCAGATTCTTGCCGACGATGCTGCCTTCCCAAAGTGAGAATTCAGAGCCGGGGGTGGTGGACATTTCTGCGGGGTCGCCGGTCCAGGTTTCCAGAACGGTGGGGTTGGTAAGGGCTTCGTAGACCTCTTTTGGTGAGGCAGGCACGATGAAGTATTTCTTGAATTCTTTCATATACAGGTTGACTAGAGCGAAGGGCAAAAGTACGGACAAAAATCAGGTCTTACTTGACTTCTATGATTTCGCCGGAGTCCAGTACTTTAAAGATTTTTTTGGTTACGGTGAGCTTTCTGGTTTTGGGAATCTCCTGGTAGGCGGCGTCAAACTGCCAGCGGGCGGTGCTGTCCAGAACCACAATGGTGAGGTCTTTCTGGATGGTGAGCTGCTCGCTGTGCTGAAAGCCGGGTTCCTCGCCGCAGGGGTTGAACTTGAGGTCCTGCTCGTCCAGGACGGCACCCTGGTGGTCAAAGGTCCTGAGGCGGGGCAGAAGGTCGTCTGTGGGATAGATGGCCAAGATAGCCTCTACGTTGGGGCTCACCTGTATCTTCTTGTAGACCTTCTCAAACTCCTTTACATATTTGCCTACGGTAGTGGAGTCTGGGGTCTTGGCCTCATCATATTTGAACCCACACTTGGCGGTGAAGGGTAGTGGCATTATCGGCAACTTAGCCATAAACACCTGATACTTAGCCTTGGAGGAAACGCCTAACACTTGGTTGTCAGATTCTACCACAGGCACAGACTCATACTGGGTGTTGTTGTCTCTGGAGCAGGAGAAACATCCAAATAGGAGCACAAGGCAAATACAGGAGAAGAGCTTTTTCATAGGCCACGGGTATTTCCAGTTGCATACGCATTTCTGGCGCCTGGGTAGATTAAAAGCAAAAAGCCAGTAGCGTTTAACGGCTACTGGCTTTTTAATCAGAGTAAGAAAAGGAGTTTATTCCTCGTCTTCGGGTGTTGCGCGGCGTGCGCCGGTGCCAGCCTTGTTGTTTTGCTCTAAATCGCGGTTAATCTCTGTGATGTCAACGGGCTGTGAGAAGTCACCCAGCAGGTACTTGGTGAAATAGTCAGCCGTCATCCAGAAAGAGTATTCGGTCATGTCGCCGTAGCCGTGGCGTTGGCCGGGCATCATGACAAAGTCAAAGCGCTTGTTGGCCTTCATCAGGGCGTTGGCCATTCTGATGGTGTTGGCTGGGTGCACGTTGTTGTCCACATCGCCATGGGTCAATAGCAAGCGACCCTTCAAGTTTTTGGCCAAGTCTGGATTCTTGTCAATAGAGTACTGGAAGGTAGTATCTCCTTTGGCGGTAATCACTTCTTTCACGCCATGGTGTTTCTCTGACCACCAGCGGTTGTAGATGTTGTTTTCATGGTTACCCGCGCCAGAAACGGCCACTTTAAAGAAGTCTGGGTATACCAACATGGCGGCGGTAGACATGAAACCACCACCCGAGTGGCCGGTGATGCCTACTCGGTTCGCGTCAATGTATGGATGCTCGTCTGCCAACTGCTCTACGGCGGCTTTCTTGTCTGCCAAGCCGTAGTCGCGTAGGTTGCCGTAACCGTAGGTGTGGTACCACTTAGAACGGGCCGGATGACCACCACGATTCCCCACGGTAATCACAATAAAGCCAAGCTGGGCCAAACGGTCTACGCGGTCCATGCCGCGGCTGAAGGCCTTGTTTACGGCCTCGGTTTGCGGGCCTGGGTAGATGTATTGGATGATAGGGTATTTCTTGGTAGAGTCAAAGTCATAGGGCTTGTACATAACGCCGTACAAATCCGTCACGCCATCGTCTGCCTTCACCTTGAACGGCTCCGGGAATTTGTAGCCTGTGGTCATTAAGCGGGAGAAGTCAGATTTCTCCAGGTCCATCACTTTCTTGCCGTTGTTGTCATACAAAGCGGCTGCCGGTACGGTGTTCACTCTAGAGAAATTGTCCACGAAGTAGCGGCGGCTGTCGCTTAGGCTCATGTTGTGGTCAAAATCGCCTTTGTTCAAGAGCTTCAAACCAGAACCGTCAAAGTTGATGCGGTACAGGTGCATGAAGTACGGATCTTCCTTGGCTTCGCGGCCGTTGGCCGAGAAATACAACACGCGGGCTTTCTCATCAATGGCAACCAGTTCCTCGGTGTGGAAAGGACCAGACGTAATCTGGTTCTTCAATTTTCCGTTACCGTCATACAGGTAGAAATGGCCCCAGCCGTCACGCTCAGACCAATGAATCATCTCATTGCCACCGTTCACCAGACCTACTCTGGACACTTCTACATAGGTATTGAAACGCTCTTCAATCAACGGCTTCACGGTGCCAGCCGGAATGTCTAATACGCAAACGTCAATCTTCTTTAAGTCACGGCTGGTGCGGGTGAAGTACACTTTGTTGGCCGTGCCGTGCCATACGTTTGGACGGAACTCATCATCTCTTGAGCTTTGCTTAGCCGGGGCTGGCCATACAGAAACCTCCTGGTCCTTGAAAGCGGCCGTGTTGATTTTCTTGTGGGTCTTCTCTGCGAAGTTGAACAACACCATCTCCCTGATAGGTGCTTCCTTCTCGCCGGGCATCTGGTACTTGTAGGTTTCCAGCGCCGGACGGCCTGCCGCCGTGTTATGAATCACCCATAGGTCTTTCACCTTGCGCGAGTCTGTGCGGGTGAGCATGAATTGCTTGGAGTCTGGGGACCATAGCACAAACGTAGGCTTGCGGTTGTTTTTGTTTTTCTCCTGCTCTACGTTGGTCTCACCGTTAGAGTCACCGCCGTAGCTGTAGAACTCCACGCCATCTTTGGTCAGTTGGTGCTCCACAATGGTAGAGTCCTTTTCGTTCTTCAAGGCCTTCTCATAGTTGGCCTTGTCCATCCAGTACAGGTTAAAGTTCTTGGCAAAGATGATGAACTTCTGGTCTGGAGAGATGGACGCCCACATCGGCTTGCGCTTCGGTTTTTGGTAGTCCTTCAACTCCGTCAGTTGACGAGTGGCCAGGTTGTATTGGAAGTAGTGCGTTTTCTTCTCTAGAGAGTCGGCGGCCTTTTTGTCAATGCGGTCTTTCTTCACCACATCTACAGAGCTTTTCACCTCAAACTGCACGCTTTTCTCATCCTCGGTGAACTTGAGGTTCTCAATGGGCAAATGCTGGGCGTCAAATGGGTCTTTTACAATCACCGTGATGGCCGCCGCTACTTTGTCCAGGTCAAAGATGGCGCGCTTGCTCTTGGTAGCCGGGTCCACCACGTACCAGTTCTTACCGTTGGTGGTCTCATATTGGTACCAGAACTGATCCGTCTTCTTAAGCCAGTGTGGGTCCAGGTTGGTGGTGAAGATGATCTTTTCTAATTTTTTTGGGGAGAAGCGGGCCGCCAGCTGATAATTGCCTTTGGCCTGTTGCCCAGCCGTTTGGGCCTGTAACCCCAAGCCAGCCAGTAGAAAGGCCGCCAGGAAATAAAGGGTTTTCATGTAAAACGTGGAGTTGTTAGTTTGTATGCAGGAATATACAACACCATGGCCACATTCTCTTTAATTATGGCCTGCCTCTCAGTTTTTTACAAGTATTTAATGGATTGTTACTAGGTTGGTTTGCCCCCGCGGGTCATCTCACGCTTGCCCGGAGGGCCCGGCAAAGCCTCTACTTTGAAACCGGCCGCTTTGAGGCTGCGCTTGAAGCTGCCTTTGGCGCAGTAGGTGACCAGGGTCCCGCCGGGTGCTAAGGCATCATACATCTTCTGGAAGATGGCGTCCGTCCAGAGGTGCGGCTGTTTCTCTGGCGCGAAGGCGTCAAAATACACCAAATTATAGCTCTCTGGCGCCGGGGCGAAGGCCTCTAAATCGGTTTCCAGTTTGCGGAGCATGAACTGCGGTGTGATGGCCACGGGCTGTTCCCAAGGCTCGGCGTGCAACGGCGTGAAGAAGTCCAGCAGCTCTGGGTTGAGGATGAATTTGTCAAAGCCTAACTGGTTTACCATCTCCATTGAAAGCGGGTACTTCTCCAGCGTGTCATAAACTACCTCGGCTTTGGTGGCCAGCGTATGCTGCAAGGTGAGCAAGGCATTGAGGCCCGTCCCGAAGCCCACTTCCAGAATGCGCACAGTGGCTGTACGCGTCAAGGCATCTTCCAGGCCCATCTTAATGAACACATGCAGGCTCTCCTGCAAGGCCCCGTGCACTGAGTGGTAATGCTCATTCAACTCAGGTACAAATAATGTAGTAGAGCCGTCTCTTGTCTGTCTAACCTCCAAAGCCATATTTAAAATTAGAGATTAAAATCTAGAAAGTATGAATTGGGAGCGAGGTTGTGGCTTAGCAAGGGAAAGTTGGGAGGAGGAGAGTAGCCGTTTTTGGCCTGTTTCCCTGAAAATAGGTCAAAAATGGACTAGGCGAACCGCATTGGTTCGCCTAGTCCATTTTCCTTTATATCGAGGATACCATTAAGGCACACCCCGATTTCAAATTCATAGTTTTTAATTGAAGCTAGTCCACATACCCCTCATACTGGATGCTGGTCACGCGGCCTTTGGAGAGATGGAAGCGCAGCCAGGAGTTTCGTTCCCAGTCGCAGACCTCAATCACGTTCTTCTGCTCTTTGATGTAGAGCTTGTAGCCTTGCAGTTTCTGGATGAGCTCATCACGGGTCATACCTACTTTGATGCCGTTGCGCAGGGTCAGGTTCTGGCTCTTTACATCGGCGTAAGAAAGTAGGTACTGCTGCGTGTACACAGGGTAATACAGTTCTACCGTGCTGGAGTCAAAGTTTAGGTGGAATAGGGTGTCAATGTATTTGGCGTTGTGCAGGTTGGCCACCGTGTCCCGCACAATCTTGTAGCGCGACTTTACCTGCGCCACATAATGCTTAAGAGCTGGCTCTGGCTCTAACAAAAACGGGTTAGAGATGAAATCTGCCGCTCGGCGCACTTCGGGGTTAGACTCCAGGTTGAACTCGTTTTTCTGGTAGAAGGCATCTACCGCTAAGGTGTTGTTGTAGAAGCGCTGCGGAGCCGGTCTGGCTGCGGCCTTTTTAGGTTTGTTATTGCTGGCTGTTACGCGCGGGGTATCTGGCTCAAGTTTGCCTTGGCAAGCATACGTCCATAACGGACAGAAGAAGAGGAGCATTAAGAGCCGCCGCATACCAGAGTTGAAAAATGAATCAGAAATACTAGGGGATGGTAATCTTATACGGAAAACATGGAGAAAAGCTGCCTTAACATGGCCCCACAACCTTCTTTTATGGTGACCTCTAAATCTTGTTTTACCCCTATGTTCTTCTAAAATAAATTATATGATTTAGATTTCCTACTGCCAAAATGAAATAACCCGAAGATTGGTTCATTGTTTTTTGCGAATTCTTAAGAAGAAGGATAAGCAATAGATAATGAAGGAGTTATGTGTCATTAAGGTTGAAAATATCTGCTCAAGGCGCGAAGCTGTGGTGAGGTGTGTAGGCTACTTCCAGCACATAGCCATCTGGGTCCCGGAAGTCAACGGTGAGGTACCCTTCAGAATAGTCCATCACTACGGGACCTCTAACGATGTCGGCGCCAATCTCCTTCAAGTAAGCACCCACTGCATGTACCATGGCCTCATCCTCTGCCTGGAAGCATACATGCCGAACGCCCACTGCATCCTGCCGCACCATGCCGGGCTTCTCTATCAGGTAAAAGTCACAGCTTTTAGTGGCGAAGGAAAAGTGGTTGAGCTGGGTCCAGCCTATGCGTTGGAACAAGCCTTGGTAAAACGGAAAGGAGCGGGAGAGGTCAGAAACCCAGAATTCAAGGTGATGGATGCCAGCGGCCATAGGGGGAAGGAATAGGCCGCAAAAATAGCAAACGGCCCAGAAACCACGGAGGTTTATTTCCGTTTCTGGGCCGTTTTATGGAAATTAAAGCAAAAACGAGTTAGCTCCTGAACCTGCCTTCTGCAGGCGGACGTCCAGCCTTAGCCTCATCTGAGTCTGCGTATGGTACCTCGCGCACCTCAATGCGCACCGAGTTATGGTTGGGCACCACGGGCTGGCCGAACCGGTCAGCGTACTGCTGGGTGACTTCGGCGCCAAAAAAGACAATCAAGGACGAGTAATACACCCACGTAAGCAGAATGACAATGGAACCAGCGGCCCCGTAGGTACTGCCCAAATCGCTCTGGCCAATATACCAGCCAATGAGGTATTTGCCCAGCAAAAACAGGAAGGCGGTAACCATGGCACCCACCCACACGTCGCGCCACCGTATGATGGCGTCTGGCAAGTATTTATAAATAAGCGCGAACAGCAGCGTGATAAACCCCATGGACACTACAAAGTCCAGCAGGTAGATGAAGAAGACGGCAATGCCCGGCAACAGCTGCTGCAGGTACTCGGTCAAGACGCCCAGCAAGGCGCTGATCACCAAACTCACCAGCAGCAAGAAAGCCACGCTCAAGATCATCCCGAAGGAGAGGATGCGGTCCATGGCCAGCTTGAGCATGCCATTTTTGGGTTTGGTCTTCAGGTTCCAGACGTTGTTGAGAGACTCTTGCAGGGTCACAAAGATGGTGGTAGAGGCAAAAATCAGGGTGGCAATCCCTATCCAGGTGGCCACGGTGCTACCGCCTTCTACCTTCACGTTTTTGAGGGACTCTTCTAGTTGCAAGGCGGCGTCATTGCCAATAAACTCGTTCAGCTGGTCATACAACTGCCCAGACACGGCTTTCTCCCCGAAGAAATATCCCGCCGTAGCTATCACAATGTACAGTAACGGGGGCAACGAGAAGATGGTGTTATACGCCAACGCCGCCGCCAAACGCAGCGAGTTGTTCTCCATAAACTGTCCCGCCGAGTCCTTCACCAGCGAGAAGATGTCCTTAAATGTATATTTAGCCATAGGCGAATAATGGAAAAACGTAATATTAGTTGCTTTACCCCTTACGTGAACCAGAAGCCATGGTTAAATTCAGAATAGAATAGAATCACCAATGCGTGCTGTTCCGTCCTATGTTAGTCGTGTTGAAAGAAACTTATACCCAAGTAGTTAGACAATATCTGCAGACTCTGTCTCCGTTTTTGGCCTGTTTTCCAAGAAATAGCCCGAAAACGAAAACTCCCCAAAAGTGTAGACACCGAAGGGGAGTTTTATGGAAATGATCTTACCGTTGAATTAATCTAAAGACAGCGCCACCTTGCCCGAGGCGTTGAACAGGGCCCTGATGCCGGTGGGAGTGAGGAACAGCGTATCTGGCGCAAAGGAAAGGACGCTGCCGCGCATGAGCGCGTGCTGGTGCAACCGGTTTTCTTTGAGCCCGTCCTGCAATCCTTGTTTGATGGAGGCCATCTGGTCCTTGATGGAGACGGTCATCTGGCTTTCTAGCTGCGTCCTGAATTTGTTTTGCAGCAGCCAGTTGGCGGTGTTCAGGAGCTGGTCGCGGGTTTTGACTTCGTACTGGAGGTCTTTCACCTTGATGCTTTGGCTGGCGGCCTCATAAAAGGGCGTGCCCTGTAAGTAGACCTTTCCCTGAAACTTCTTGGTGATGAAACCAGATTTGGCGCTTCCGCTTAGGTCCAGGGCCAGCAACAGTTTAGACCCCGTCCCACTGAT contains the following coding sequences:
- a CDS encoding VOC family protein; the protein is MAAGIHHLEFWVSDLSRSFPFYQGLFQRIGWTQLNHFSFATKSCDFYLIEKPGMVRQDAVGVRHVCFQAEDEAMVHAVGAYLKEIGADIVRGPVVMDYSEGYLTVDFRDPDGYVLEVAYTPHHSFAP
- a CDS encoding DPP IV N-terminal domain-containing protein, translated to MKTLYFLAAFLLAGLGLQAQTAGQQAKGNYQLAARFSPKKLEKIIFTTNLDPHWLKKTDQFWYQYETTNGKNWYVVDPATKSKRAIFDLDKVAAAITVIVKDPFDAQHLPIENLKFTEDEKSVQFEVKSSVDVVKKDRIDKKAADSLEKKTHYFQYNLATRQLTELKDYQKPKRKPMWASISPDQKFIIFAKNFNLYWMDKANYEKALKNEKDSTIVEHQLTKDGVEFYSYGGDSNGETNVEQEKNKNNRKPTFVLWSPDSKQFMLTRTDSRKVKDLWVIHNTAAGRPALETYKYQMPGEKEAPIREMVLFNFAEKTHKKINTAAFKDQEVSVWPAPAKQSSRDDEFRPNVWHGTANKVYFTRTSRDLKKIDVCVLDIPAGTVKPLIEERFNTYVEVSRVGLVNGGNEMIHWSERDGWGHFYLYDGNGKLKNQITSGPFHTEELVAIDEKARVLYFSANGREAKEDPYFMHLYRINFDGSGLKLLNKGDFDHNMSLSDSRRYFVDNFSRVNTVPAAALYDNNGKKVMDLEKSDFSRLMTTGYKFPEPFKVKADDGVTDLYGVMYKPYDFDSTKKYPIIQYIYPGPQTEAVNKAFSRGMDRVDRLAQLGFIVITVGNRGGHPARSKWYHTYGYGNLRDYGLADKKAAVEQLADEHPYIDANRVGITGHSGGGFMSTAAMLVYPDFFKVAVSGAGNHENNIYNRWWSEKHHGVKEVITAKGDTTFQYSIDKNPDLAKNLKGRLLLTHGDVDNNVHPANTIRMANALMKANKRFDFVMMPGQRHGYGDMTEYSFWMTADYFTKYLLGDFSQPVDITEINRDLEQNNKAGTGARRATPEDEE
- a CDS encoding 5-formyltetrahydrofolate cyclo-ligase, yielding MRKSDLRKAYLAKRRSLSEAEVEELSQQLSDRFFEAFAPRAGQTVHVFLPIQQHREINTWHIIHRLWTEFPEVRVATSVSHLEDCSMTHYLLTPTTQLLVNKWGIPEPVQAQQISEEEIDLVLVPLLAFDLQGHRVGYGKGFYDRFLALLPKSSQKQGLSLEPPIPQIEDVHPLDLTLDAVITPTQIYRFS
- a CDS encoding SRPBCC domain-containing protein, whose protein sequence is MKEFKKYFIVPASPKEVYEALTNPTVLETWTGDPAEMSTTPGSEFSLWEGSIVGKNLEFEQNRKIVQQWYFGEQEEPSIVTIKTHAHKLGTSLEVKQTNIPDEDYEDLVEGWEESYVGNLITFFEG
- the rimO gene encoding 30S ribosomal protein S12 methylthiotransferase RimO produces the protein MKVRSLKQDKYNVITLGCSKNLVDSEVLMGQLQANEFDVVHDSEKDDANIIIVNTCGFIDNAKQESIDTILRYADAKDAGAIDKLYVTGCLSQRYKDSLEAEIPQVDAFFGTMELPQLLKTLEANYKHELIGERLITTPKHYAYFKIAEGCNRPCSFCAIPLMRGKHMDRPMEELVKEATRLANMGTKELILIAQDLTYYGLQHYGERKLAELLQRLSDVNGIEWIRMQYAYPSQFPMDALDVMAERSNICKYLDMPLQHISDNMLKTMRRGISKRRTLELVDTIRQRVPDIALRTTLIAGHPGETQKDFEEMYQWVEESRFDRLGIFTYSHEENTHAFSLEDNVPDEVKQERADTIMELQQGISMELNEAKVGNTYKVLFDRKESGYYVGRTQYDSPEVDNEVLVPADSAYVRLGDFANVKITDSSDFDLYGEVVSGVHESKHIATADAVSE
- a CDS encoding YihY/virulence factor BrkB family protein, with protein sequence MAKYTFKDIFSLVKDSAGQFMENNSLRLAAALAYNTIFSLPPLLYIVIATAGYFFGEKAVSGQLYDQLNEFIGNDAALQLEESLKNVKVEGGSTVATWIGIATLIFASTTIFVTLQESLNNVWNLKTKPKNGMLKLAMDRILSFGMILSVAFLLLVSLVISALLGVLTEYLQQLLPGIAVFFIYLLDFVVSMGFITLLFALIYKYLPDAIIRWRDVWVGAMVTAFLFLLGKYLIGWYIGQSDLGSTYGAAGSIVILLTWVYYSSLIVFFGAEVTQQYADRFGQPVVPNHNSVRIEVREVPYADSDEAKAGRPPAEGRFRS
- the bshC gene encoding bacillithiol biosynthesis cysteine-adding enzyme BshC; the encoded protein is MKVSCIDYSATGAFSKLVVDYLNRDAKLQPFYQHFPEVSAFSKIMEERQYPAAQRQVLVEELQRQYQGVEVPEAVQANISALSQEQTYTITTGHQLNIFTGPLYFIYKIVTAITAARALQQAYPDQTFVPVYWMATEDHDFAEVNHFTLFGKTYTWESEEKGAVGRFATDGLNEILDALPEQYELFEEAYTNSSTLAEATRKIVTGLFGAYGVVCIDGDSPAFKRLFIPAAQKELTEQASYKAITRTNEALQAQGYKPQVMTREINLFYLDNQLRERIVQEDGHYKVLNTPLVFTEAEILQHLQEHPERFSPNVVLRPLYQEMVLPNLAYIGGGAEVAYWFQLKGIFEAFQVPFPAVMLRNSAMYLTKPNAQRLEKLGLTPLEMFREMPELKKRLAELLNQEELSLEAQRHALETAYKQVEELAQSIDPTLVKAVGAEAQKASQSLQMLEKKLNKAIENKNDTAYNQLANLKDKLFPTGVLQERVDNLLSYQTNNPDFIQHLVEAFQPFAHQFTVLQED
- the mnmD gene encoding tRNA (5-methylaminomethyl-2-thiouridine)(34)-methyltransferase MnmD — its product is MALEVRQTRDGSTTLFVPELNEHYHSVHGALQESLHVFIKMGLEDALTRTATVRILEVGFGTGLNALLTLQHTLATKAEVVYDTLEKYPLSMEMVNQLGFDKFILNPELLDFFTPLHAEPWEQPVAITPQFMLRKLETDLEAFAPAPESYNLVYFDAFAPEKQPHLWTDAIFQKMYDALAPGGTLVTYCAKGSFKRSLKAAGFKVEALPGPPGKREMTRGGKPT